The Acidipropionibacterium virtanenii DNA segment GGTCACCATCCACACCACCTACCAGGAACGCGCGACATTCCGGGCAGATCGGGAGCAATGCTCCTGACCCGCTGATCTCAGGGCACGTCCGCCAAGGTCGTATCGCCCACGCTCCTTGACAACTCCATAGAGGTACTACCCGCCACTGCATCTCGATGATGGTCGTCGTCGAACTGTTCGACGTGCTGGGGCGGTGGCGGGTCTGATCGATGCCCGTCTGGCGGGCACTTATACCCAGTCGTTCGTCTACAACCCGAATGGCACCCTCAAACGCACGGTGCTGCCGGGGGCGGGTCCGTTGGCCGCCGAGGAGTTGCGGTACGGCTATGACGCGGTGGACCGGCACACGGTGCTGCTGGGGAACGCGGCGTATGTGGCCGATGCGGTGCTGGACGCCGATGACCGGCTGGCCCAGAGCGCCTCGGGAACCTCGGCGGGCCATCTGACCTGGCAGACCATGGATCATGATCCGGCGACCGGGCGGCTGGCCCGGCTGCGCCTGGACCGGGAGAACGCCGCGAAGGCGGACGCCGACATCTCGTACCGCTACACGGATTCGGGGCTGACCCGCAGCATCTCGGCCGCCCAGCCGGAGGCCGGGGCGGCGACCGACACGCAGTGCTTCGGTCATGATTTCGCCGGGCGCCTGGCCACGGCCTACACGGTGGCCTCGGCGACGTGTCCGGCGTCGGCGCCGGCCTCCCCGTCGGGGCCGGCGCCCTACTCGCTGTCGTGGGCCTATGACGCGGCCGGGAACCGGACCCGCCAGGACGACCAGGTCTCCGGGACGGTCACGACGTGGACCTACCCGGCGGCTACTGCCGCCCGGCCTCACGCGCCGGTCTCCCAGACCGTGGCCGCCCCCGGCGCCACGCCGGTGACTACGAGTTTCGGCTACGACGCCGGGGGCAACACCACCGGCCGGGTCTCCGGATCGGTGCTGGCCGGCACCGCCACCGGCACCGTGGAGAACCAGTACGACGCCGAGAATCACCTGGCCGCCGCCACCAACACCAACGGGGGCAGGTCGTCGGCCTACGCCTACGATGCCGACGGGGACCGGGTCGCCACCAGTATCGGCGGGGTCCAGACGGTCTACCTGCCCGGCGGCACCGAACTGTCCCTGACCGGCGGGCAGGTCACCGCGACCAGGATCTACCAGTATCAGGGCGCCGCCATCGCCCGGCGCACCGCCACCACCGGGGCGAACCGGCTGGCCTGGCAATGGACCGACGGCAGCGGCACCGACTGGCAGGTCGACGCCGCCACCACCCCCGCACCCCTGGTGCGCCGGGCTGATCCGTTCGGCGGGCTGCGCGGCCCCCAGCCTGGCGGCTGGTCCGGGGCCCGGGGCATGGCCGCCGGCATCACCGACACCGTGGCCGGAACCCTCAGATTGGGCGCGCGGGACTACGACCCGGTCACCGGGACCTTCACCCAGCCCGACCCGATCATCGACGTCACCGACCCCGCCCAGTGGAACCCGTACAGCTACGGGGCCGGCAATCCGGTGGATCGTCCCGACCCGTCGGGGCTGGCGTTCTGTTCCTCGACGGTCTGCGGGGGTGGCACCACCGGGTCGATGAACGAGACCGGCGGGTCCCTCCACGAGACCCACCGCCCCACCAGCAGCAGCGGCGGGGGCGGCAGCCGTAGCGGTGGTGGCGGGTCTGGGCGCGGGGGCAGCCGGTACCACGGCGGGGGATACAACGGCGGGGGCCACCGCGCCTACCGCTACACCACCCCCCGACGGGCCCCCGCCCGCCACGCCGTCTCCAAAGCCCGATACAAGGCTCCGGCCAGACCCGCGGCCGTCACACCCCTGCCCCCACCACCCAACCCCTACCTGCTGTGCCTCGGATGCGTTCCGTTCGGTGCCATCGCCCAGGGCGCGGCACTCGGCGCGGTCGAAGGAGTCGCTTTCTACCTCATTGTTCAACTCATCCTCGGGGAACCCATCACCGGCAACGGCATCCTGACCTCCGCCGGGATCGGCATGATCTTCGGAGCCGCCGCCCCCTTCATCGGCCGATGGCTCGGACGCATCTTCGGACCCAAGGCACAACCGGCCCCACCGCGATTTATCACCACGAGCAAGGGCGTGACGATCGACCGCGCCGCGGTGAGGAAGACTATCAGTGTCCAGAAGCAGGGTCGCCACGTGCGTGGAGCTCGTGAATATTATAGAGGAAGCTACTTCAAGTCAGCTGATGATGCCCAGGACGTGCTGGACGCATTTCATAATGGAGATGCTCAGGTCCTGGGCGTCAAAGGAAATGATATAGTCGTGAGGGTGAATAGCGTTACAGGATTCAATCAAAATCCGAGGTCAGGATACATAGATCAACCGACGCATGTATTCTTCATCAAGGGGACTAAATCTCCAAGTGTCGTACCATATAATCCGAGGTGGAAACCATGACACTACCAACTCCCGAAGATCCCGCCCGGGCGCCGATATGGGAGAACTACGCCACCGCGCAGACCTCGCAGGCCTCCCTCGGCCTCATCCCCGACCATGCCTACGCGGTCGGGGTAGAGGTGAACGGACGGCACCTGAGGCTTCGCTTCCAGTTGTCCCGTCTTACCGAGGAAGACGAAGAGGATATGAGAGATATCGTCAGCGAACTCGAGGCCTTAGTTGCGCAGGAGATCTACGTCGACTATTCGTACGAGTTCACAGATCGTCCAAGACTCGACCCACATGACGGCGTCTCATGGATCTATGCCACAAAGGCGAAATGAGAGAGTTCGTTGCACTTGAGGCCAGGCGCAATCGTGGCTGGCTGTGGCCCGAGCAATCGCTAGCCTCGATCTTTCATCGATCGGGGGTTGATGGTCGTCCAGCGGCTGTGCCGCCGGTTGAGGTTTGATTCTGGCACAGGGGTGTGACGGTGCGCCGCATGTCGTTGCGGGGGTCGGGCTGTCCGGGCCGAGGAGTCTTTCAGATCGTGGGCGGGTAGACGGCGTCGGGGGGTTATGGGACGGGCGCGGGAAGCCGCCGTAACGCGGTGAACGCGGCGACGACGGTGTTGGCCCAGCGGTGGCGCTCGGAGACGTGGAGGATGACGCGCCGTCCGGTGCGGGCGATCGTGGCGGGGATGACGAAGAGGCGGTGGCGCAGCTTCTTGGGTTCCTACCGGCGCGCCTCTGATTCAGGGTGGGCCAGCAGTCCCATCCAGGCGATCAGGTCGGTGGCGATCGCCACGATCTGGCACCAGATCCGGTTGGCCCCGAATCCGTGCAACGGCAGGTTGACCAGCCCGGTGTCCTTCGCATTGCGGATCCGGTCCTCGCACCGTGCCCGGCGCCTGTGGCGGACCTCCAGGTCCGCCAACTGGCCCCGGGTCGCGTTGGTGGCGAAGGCCGTCAGCCGGTACCCGTCGACGTTGTCGAAGCGCAACTGGGCCCCGGGATGAGGCCGCTCCCGCCGCACGATGACCCGCATCCCGGCCGGCCAGCCCGTCAGGTCCAACAGGTTGGTGAACTCGGCGACATCGGCGCCGGCACGTATCTCGCCGTCGCTGTTGTAGGCCGGGATCCACACCGACTCGGGAACCGTGGCGTACAACTGCGGAGTGTCGGCGGGCAGGGTGAACCCGACCGAGTAGGAGACCCTGCGGCGTACCAGTTCGGCCAGGGTCTGGTGGGTCGATCCTGCCCCGTCGATCCGGATCAGGACCTTGCGGCCCGGCCTCCCGCCCGCACCGGCCTGGTCCAGAGCGGCCCGGATCACCGTCTGGTGGTCGGCGGCGGTGTTGGATCCGGCGTTGCCGGGGCGCAGCATGATCACCGCAGCCTCCCCGGAACCCTGGGCTCCGTGGTCGATGAACGCGCACAACGGGTGATGGCCGTACCCCTTCTTGAACGTCGGGGCCGCCTCCTCCTTCTCCGAGTGCGCGGTGACCAGGGTCGCATCCACGTCGATGATCAACGGATCCGCGGCGCTGATCCGCGCGTCGGGAGCATGCTCGCCGGCCAGCCGCCACACCTGCCTCCGCGCTGTTCTCCGGGCGTTCGAGATGGCCTTCTCCGCGACGTCGGCATCGGCGCCGAGCAGCCCGATCAGCCGGGAGACCGTGGGATCGGAGGCCACCTGGCCGTAGAGGCCCGGTTCTGCGCGGATCTCGGCCAGGTCGGACAGGCAGTCCCCACCCAGTGCCACCGACACCGCCAGGTCGCACAGGATCTTGCCCGGGTCATGGATGGCCAGCGGTTTGGCCCACCGGGCCAGTGCTTTCGAGAGTTCCCGGTCCAGGCCCGCGGCCCGGATCGTCTCGACCAGCAGCACCCCGCCGGCCTGGCCCACTGCCGTGGTCGGTGCGGCATCGACATGAACACGTGGATACGACCCGGTAGTCTTCACCTCGAAGGTGCTCCTCGACCTTGACGGACAGTGACTCTCAGCAAGCCCTATCCTGCCAAGTCAGGAGCACTTTCGCCTACTCCCGGACCGCCCCTCCCACGTTCAACGATGAAATGCCGAGGCTAGGCAGGGATCCGATGTTCGGGGCCGAGGGCTGGTGCCATTCCTGCGGGATTCCCCAGGCTCCGCAGACCGGATCACTGACACTGCAGCGGCGCAACCTCACCCCGGTCGGGGACTGGGTGCCCTACTGGAACTACGACATGATCTGCGTGGATGACGGTCTGGCCGACACCCTCCGGGGCCGGTTCTCACTTGACCTGCGTCCCGTGGCCTGGCCCGCCACCCCCGCGGGGCAGGCCTGGCAGATCGTCATACCCACCGCCGGCCGGTCCTGGTACGACCCCGACGAACTCCGGCGCCAGATCCTGGTCCGCCGCCAACTCTCCGAGATCATCACCGCAGCCAGCCCCAAGGACTTCCTCCCCCGGGAAGTCACCTGACCCCGACGGGCCAGAACACGACCAGGACAGCCGGCCGCAACGGTCCGTTCCGCTACCCGCTGGGCATCGATTCCGCCACCCGTAGCGAGAGAGGCCCGTCGGATAGAGAAGTATGGGGCGCTCTGGCGTCACCGCTTCGGTCTGATCCGCCGAGAGTTTCGGGAGACGGGGGCCGGTATGGCGTCGTCGTACAGTCCGACGAGTTTGATCTGCTGTCGACCTGGATGGTCGCGCCCACATCGACATCTGCCAGGCCCGCGACCTTTCGCCCGGCTGTCGTCCTCGACGGCGCCCAGACGCGCGTCCTCGTCGAACAGACGTCAGCCGTCGACCCCCAGTCGGCTTGGGGACCGGGCCGGACATCTGAGTTTCGATGAGCTCCGCACCGTCGACGCAGCACTGCGCCTGGTTCTCGCGCTCTGACGGCTGCTACGGCCCCGCTCCGGCCCTGTCGGAGGCGATACGTAGCGTCGTCTCCATGATCTCTCTGGTGGCCGTCCACGGATACCGCAGCATCCGCGACCTGGTGCTGCCGCTGGGGCGGGTGACCGTCGTCACCGGCGCCAACGGGTCGGGCAAGACCAACCTGTACCGGGCCCTGCGGCTGCTGGCCGGTATCGCCCACGGCCGGCTCATCGGCTCCCTGGCCGCCGAGGGCGGACTGTCCCAGGTGCTGTGGGCCGGCCCCGAGCAGATCACCTCGGCGATGCGCACCGGTCAGGTTCCCATCCAGGGCACCGGGACGCGCACCGGCCCGATCAGCCTGGGGCTGGGCGTGCTGGCCGACGACCTGGGCTACCTCGTCGATCTCGGCCTGCCCCAGGCCGGCCCCGACTCGACGCTCTTCTTCCGCGACCCCGAGATCAAACGCGAAGAGGTCTTCGTGCCGCCGGTGCTGCGGCCTGCCAGCACCCTGGTCGATCGGCGCTGGTCCAAGGTCCGGGCCCGCGAGAACGGTCGCTGGGCAGAGCTGGAGACCCGGCTGCCGCCGCGCGACTCCATCATCGACGAGGTCGCCGACCGCGCCACCACCCCCGAACTGGTCGCGCTGCGCCGGACCATGTCATCGTGGCGGTTCTACGACGGGCTGCGCACCGACCCCGCCTCCCCGGCCCGTCGGCCGTGCGTGGCCACCCGCACCGACGTCCTGGCCGACGACGCCCACGACCTGGCGGCCGCCGTCGCCACCATCCTCGAATCGGCCTGGGCCGCACCCTTCCAGGAGGCCGTCGCCCGGGCCCTCGACGGGGCTCGCGTCGGCGTCGAGGAGGGCGGTGACGGATCCCTCCACCTGGCCGTCAACCAGACCGGACTGCTGCGGCCCCTCGGCGCCCCGGAACTGTCCGACGGCACCCTGAGATTCATCATGCTGGCCGCCGCGCTGCTGTCCCCGCAGCCCCCGGAACTCCTGGTGCTCAACGAGCCCGAGACCAGCCTCCACCCCTCGGTGATGCCCGCCCTGGCTGAACTGGTCGCCGAGTCCGCGCTGCGCCGCCAGGTGGTGCTCGTCTCCCACGACCGCCACCTCGTCGACGCCCTGACCAGCGGCGAGGACTCCGAGCCGGGCGATGGCGGTCTGCCGGATAGCGGAGCGGTGCCCGGCGTCGTCCACCACGAACTGGTCCGCGACACAGGCCAGACGACGCTGGAGGGCCAGGGCCTCATCGGAGCATCCCGGTGGGTCTGGGGCAGCCGGAAGCGCTGGTGAGCCGGCGTCGTCCTGGCATGGCCGCAGGGCGTCCAGCGCGCCCGCGCACAGCAGCGTTAGTACTTCGACGTTGCGGGACCAGACTCGCGTGAAGATGCTGCCACGATGCGTTGGATCAGTTCATTGGTCCACGCGGCGGCGTCTTCCACGGTCGACAGGACGTCGATACCCTCCGCTGCCTCGGTATAGAGGGTGTCCCATTGGTCGCCAATATGGATGGTTGGCGGCCAGGACTGCTGGCGGCGATAGCCGAACAACCGCACACAGGTCTCGGCGACTTGGACGAGGTCAAGGCCTTCGCTCTTGTCGAGCAGCTGGAGATCGACCAAGTCCTTGGGGCGTTCGCTGCCTGGACTCGATACGGCGTGAAGCTTCTGCGCGACCTGATGGTCGGCGCGCATGACCGGGACGGGCTTCGGCTCGTCCAGCCCGACTTCGGTGAACATCCCGGCGAGGCTGCTGGAGAGCTGGTACTCGGGCTTGTCGGCGTCGCCAAGTTCGTTGTGTCCCAGCTCGAACGTCACCGTGCACCACGGCCTGCCGCGATAGTCCAGCTTCACATCGAAGGGCTGCATCACGTATGCGGTCGGCACGGCCGCGGGTCGAGGCGCTGGTCGCTCGACGAGACGCCCCGTGAACCCTGCCCACCCCGTCGCCAACGAGTCCTCGAAATCGCTGCGAAACCCAGCCAGGGATTGAACTCGCGCGGCGTCCAAGTCCTGGGTGAACCGAGTTCCCCGCCCATACCGCAGAGCCATAGCGCTGCCGCCCTTGACGGCACCCTCGGGAAGCATCTGGCCGACAACAACCAAGGCCATCGAGACACGGCGGCGCAGTGCCAGCCCTTCCGAACCTTCGAGGTTGCGTATGCGCTGCTCCAAGGAGCGCACGCTCACCGGTGCATTGTCGTAGTTCACGGCCGTAGTCCCTTCCCGACCCGCCGCCACTCCGTAGTGGTCAGCAAGCCTTCTCGCCGTGCCTTACCCGCCGCGTCCACCAAGCGATCGGTCTCGATCCGCCCGCGGCATTCGAGGATCGCATCGGCCACCTGCTGCGACGCCAATCCTTCATAGAAGGTGGTGCGCGCGTCGGCGGGAACCTGCGTCAACTCGATGACGGCCGGGAGTCTGGTGCGCACCCGGCGGGGAACCGCGACCTTGATCCGCTTGGGGTTCACGTCGGCCAGAGAGAACAAGGCCAGTACCGATTCCCCGTGCAGATACGCACCCTCACCGACCCGCAGCAGAGCCTCGGCGAACTGGTCGAAGCGCGTCGGCGGAACGTCCGGAACGCGATACAGGCCGTAGGCGACGTTCGTCAGACCCCCGCGAGCCGCCAGCTTGGGCAGCTCAATCGCGGGAACCCCGGCATCCATGGCGTTCTTGGTAGTGACGTAGCCATAGTTGTCGTACGCGATCTCACGCACGACATCCCGGTAGCTTGTCTTGGCGACCATGACACAACTATACCGAAAACGGTAGAGTTGTGCCTCCGTTCGCACACTAGGCCGGGGAGCCCGCAGCTGGCTCCTCTCCTCCTGGTCGCCACCCTCGGCCTCACAGCTGATGACGTGGCCGGAGGCCGTGCCGCGAACACCGCCGAACAGTGAACCCAACTCCCGGTCGGCTGGTCGAGTTCACCCGCGCCGCTGCCA contains these protein-coding regions:
- a CDS encoding nucleotidyl transferase AbiEii/AbiGii toxin family protein, producing the protein MNYDNAPVSVRSLEQRIRNLEGSEGLALRRRVSMALVVVGQMLPEGAVKGGSAMALRYGRGTRFTQDLDAARVQSLAGFRSDFEDSLATGWAGFTGRLVERPAPRPAAVPTAYVMQPFDVKLDYRGRPWCTVTFELGHNELGDADKPEYQLSSSLAGMFTEVGLDEPKPVPVMRADHQVAQKLHAVSSPGSERPKDLVDLQLLDKSEGLDLVQVAETCVRLFGYRRQQSWPPTIHIGDQWDTLYTEAAEGIDVLSTVEDAAAWTNELIQRIVAASSRESGPATSKY
- a CDS encoding AAA family ATPase; translated protein: MSSAPSTQHCAWFSRSDGCYGPAPALSEAIRSVVSMISLVAVHGYRSIRDLVLPLGRVTVVTGANGSGKTNLYRALRLLAGIAHGRLIGSLAAEGGLSQVLWAGPEQITSAMRTGQVPIQGTGTRTGPISLGLGVLADDLGYLVDLGLPQAGPDSTLFFRDPEIKREEVFVPPVLRPASTLVDRRWSKVRARENGRWAELETRLPPRDSIIDEVADRATTPELVALRRTMSSWRFYDGLRTDPASPARRPCVATRTDVLADDAHDLAAAVATILESAWAAPFQEAVARALDGARVGVEEGGDGSLHLAVNQTGLLRPLGAPELSDGTLRFIMLAAALLSPQPPELLVLNEPETSLHPSVMPALAELVAESALRRQVVLVSHDRHLVDALTSGEDSEPGDGGLPDSGAVPGVVHHELVRDTGQTTLEGQGLIGASRWVWGSRKRW
- a CDS encoding RHS repeat-associated core domain-containing protein gives rise to the protein MAGLIDARLAGTYTQSFVYNPNGTLKRTVLPGAGPLAAEELRYGYDAVDRHTVLLGNAAYVADAVLDADDRLAQSASGTSAGHLTWQTMDHDPATGRLARLRLDRENAAKADADISYRYTDSGLTRSISAAQPEAGAATDTQCFGHDFAGRLATAYTVASATCPASAPASPSGPAPYSLSWAYDAAGNRTRQDDQVSGTVTTWTYPAATAARPHAPVSQTVAAPGATPVTTSFGYDAGGNTTGRVSGSVLAGTATGTVENQYDAENHLAAATNTNGGRSSAYAYDADGDRVATSIGGVQTVYLPGGTELSLTGGQVTATRIYQYQGAAIARRTATTGANRLAWQWTDGSGTDWQVDAATTPAPLVRRADPFGGLRGPQPGGWSGARGMAAGITDTVAGTLRLGARDYDPVTGTFTQPDPIIDVTDPAQWNPYSYGAGNPVDRPDPSGLAFCSSTVCGGGTTGSMNETGGSLHETHRPTSSSGGGGSRSGGGGSGRGGSRYHGGGYNGGGHRAYRYTTPRRAPARHAVSKARYKAPARPAAVTPLPPPPNPYLLCLGCVPFGAIAQGAALGAVEGVAFYLIVQLILGEPITGNGILTSAGIGMIFGAAAPFIGRWLGRIFGPKAQPAPPRFITTSKGVTIDRAAVRKTISVQKQGRHVRGAREYYRGSYFKSADDAQDVLDAFHNGDAQVLGVKGNDIVVRVNSVTGFNQNPRSGYIDQPTHVFFIKGTKSPSVVPYNPRWKP